A genomic window from Harpia harpyja isolate bHarHar1 unplaced genomic scaffold, bHarHar1 primary haplotype scaffold_39, whole genome shotgun sequence includes:
- the LOC128138358 gene encoding olfactory receptor 14A16-like: MPNSSSMTEFLLLEFADTRDLQLLHFWLFLGIYLAALLANGLIITTVACDHRLHTPMYFFLLNLALLDLGTISTTVPKTMASSLWNNRAISYAGCAAQVFLFLFLISAEYFLLIVMAYDRYVAICKPLHYGTLLGTRACVHMAAAAWGCGFLNAVLHTANTFSLPLCQGNAVGQFFCEIPQILKLSCSDAYLREVGVLVVSACLVFGCFVFVVLSYVQIFRAVLRIPSEQGRHKAFSTCLPHLAVVSLFISTAVFAYLKPPSISSPSLDLLVAVLYSVVPPAVNPLIYSRRNQDLRDGIRKLIKWAPFLHQETSHLSRNDCQVIPHQS; encoded by the coding sequence ATGCCCAACAGCAGTTCCAtgactgagttcctcctcctggaatttgcagacacgcgggacctgcagctcttgcacttctggctcttcctgggcatctacctggctgccctcctggccaacggcctcatcatcaccaccgtagcctgcgaccaccgcctccacacccccatgtacttcttcctcctcaacctcgccctcctcgacctgggcaccatctccaccactgtccccaaaacCATGGCCAGTTCCCTCTGGAACAACAGGGCCATCTCCtatgcaggatgtgctgcacaggtgtttctgtttctctttttgatctcagcagagtatttccttctcattgtcatggcctatgaccgctacgttgccatctgcaaacccctgcactacgggaccctcctgggcaccagagcttgtgtccacatggcagcagctgcctggggctgtgggttcctcaatgctgtgctgcacactgccaacacattttcactaccgctctgccaaggcaatgctgtgggccagttcttctgtgaaatcccccagatcctcaagctctcctgctcagatgcctacctcagggaagttggggtacttgtgGTTAGTGCCTGCTTAgtctttggttgttttgttttcgttgtgctgtcctatgtgcagatcttcagagCCGTGCTGAGGAttccctctgagcagggacggcacaaagccttttccacgtgcctccctcatctggccgtggtctccctgtTTATTAGCACTGCTgtatttgcctacctgaagcccccctccatctcctccccatccctggacctgctggtggcagttctgtactcagtggtgcctccagctgtgaaccccctcatctacagcaggaGGAATCAGGACCTCAGGGATGGCATTAGGAAACTGATAAAATGGGCTCCTTTTTTGCACCAAGAAACATCCCATCTATCCAGAAATGACTGCCAGGTTATTCCACAccagtcctga